In Bos indicus isolate NIAB-ARS_2022 breed Sahiwal x Tharparkar chromosome 10, NIAB-ARS_B.indTharparkar_mat_pri_1.0, whole genome shotgun sequence, the DNA window GATAGGGTCAGAGCGGTCCAGAGGCCAGATCATGGAAGCCTCAGAGACCATTAGAAGGACTGTGGTGGagggctgaaaaaagaaaaaaaagaaaggactgtggtggctcagtggtaaagagttgcctgccaatgcaggaaacacaggaagcacagatttgattcctgggctgggacgatcccctagaataggaaatggcaacctgctccagtattcttgcttggaagtttccatgaacagaagaacctggcagattacagtccatggggttgcaaagagtcgaacatggctgagcaactgagcatgcacacacaagttTTGCTAAGCAGAGGAATAAAGAGAGTTTCCAGGTGGCATAGTGGCTAGGAGTCCAGACTTTCATTGCcatggcctgagttcaatccctggtcaggaagcagatcctgcaagctgcgtagttaaaaaaaaaaaaagaacaaaaacccaGAGGAGTAGAAGATCTATCTGTTTAAAGATTCCCTGGCTGTTGTGTGTATGTGGCTGCAGAGAAGCCACACGAACCATCCAGGTCGTACAAACCTGAGCCATACTGTCTGTGTTCTGGTCCAGAAGTTAGGATTTTGAGTCAGGGAGGTGGGGTGTTTGTTTTGAGGTTGGGGACGTCATTTTAGTAGCTCGAGAACACAGCTGTGGGTCAGGATGGAGAATCTTTGGAAGAAAGAATGGTGTTGGAGTGAGAAGCACCACTAGATGGCAGCAGAGAACCAGGAGTAGGTTAACAGGCCTCTGACTCCCCTGGCTCCCCCTTGGTGAGGCCTTGGCGGTGGTAACAGCATTCACTGCTTTGTTCAGGTGCCTGATTCTTTGTAGTTTGGACTTCTGGGTAGAGAATTATGCCTCTGCTGCTGTAGGAATCCAAGGGTTAGAGCAGAATGTGGACAGAATGCAGATCAGCCCAGGCCAGTCCTGCCCTGGACCGGAGGCTGGGGTTAGAGAGGGGGTGGAAAGGCCAAGAGCTCATTTGGATTCCTCGCCTGCCGGACACCTCCTCACTTCTTATTATTCTAGAGTGAGATGATTCCAAACCACAGCTTGCCCTCTGCTCTTGTGTTTTCCTGTTAACATAATTATCTAGTTTGCTCTTCGACTTCATCGTGTGGGGTTCTAAAAAAAGTCTACCTTAGTGCTCTGTGAAAGTAAACACAGCCACGCTGTCTCAGGTCAAAGGGAAGAGGGAGTCAATGTTTAGATTTGCACTGTGAAAACTGTTTACACAGTTCAGGCTGAAACCCTTACTTTGCCTCCGTTATTTGGATAAGCCAggtgatttcatttatttattcactgaaaCCATACAGTTTCCAAGATCTGCTTCACTTTGCACTCGGTAGGATAACTTTGCCATGTTTCCTTCACTGCATTCACAGGGCGAgaaaggatggaggaaggggaaTAAGGTTAGGGAGAACAAAAGGAGTCAGGCATCAGGCCAAGGACTGGTCGGGAAGGCTGgcagaagggagaagagaaaaattaaagaggggagagaagaagacagaatggtgggaGAGAAGATGAGAGGGAAGCAAGCCTCTGTGCAGGGCTGTAAGGTAGCCACCTCCTCCTTCAGTGTCACAGTCTCTGCTCTGGGCCTAACCTTTCCCTGGGCCActgctgtgcgtgtgtgtggtgcatggtgcatgtgtgtgtgtgtttaaagttgTTGGGGTGGGTGTTGTAAAAATCCCAACAGTGCCAGGTGGACCTCTGCCTGTCTTCCCCTCAGGACGACAGCTGCTACTTCCTCTAGCCCTCGCTGGGAGGGGTTGAAGggggctgggagagaggaggCCGAACTTGGATTGGTGCCCACCCTTCAGAGCCCAGGCTCTCTCTCTTCTGGAGTTCTACACAGCCTCTGGAGACCCATGGAAAGTCCATGAGCCTTTCCCTCCAAGCAGGAGCAGATCCAAGCTCTGTTATTCTGTGTTGCTCCTAGGATATATAAAGGTAATGGACTCATTTTTGCAGAcgaggaaaaagtgaaacaaatagCAAGTTGGGGTCAGATGTGGGATTCACTTTGGGTCTTTGAATTCTCATGACCTCTTTTGGAACAGCTGGGATCTGTAGGAGGCAGCAGTGACGGAAGTTTGGAATCCTTGGCTCCTAGGCCAGTGCCTTTAGACCAGCCAGGATGTAGGGGTGGGGAACCTGGTATGGGCTTGAGAGGCCTCACCAGGTCACTCTGTCCCGTAAGCCATTGCCTGTTCCCCATTTGTCTATGGAGTAAGTTAGAAATTCCTTAGCTTGATACTCAAGGTCTGCCACAATCTGGCAAACCTACCTTTCTAACTTTGTCTCTGACTTTTCTCCCACTGAGTGCCTCAGTCTCAGCCAGgatggttttttttctttcctcaaacatgcctttcataattttccccaccccctctttttttttttttcaagctttgAGGCTGCAACTATCTcgcttttcttcctccttcagtatattttattgaagtacagttgacttacagtgtttcaggtacacaggaaggtgattcagttatacatatacacatacattattttcagattattttccattataggttattacaagatactgactatagttccctgtgctatacagtaaaactTTGTTGCTTGATGCAtatctatttcttttaattagaaatttagtattctattcatactaagtcaaacaagtggaatcaaaatgtcacaaATTTTTTGGGCAAAAAttcatacattttctaaaatatatgttatacatgctatttatatttttaaaatttttattttgtattggaatataaccaattaacaacattgtgatactttcaggagaacagcaaagggactcagacatacatatacttatatccattctctcccaaactccccttgCATCCAGGTGtctacataacattgagcagggttccatgtgctatacagtaggctcaTAACTCTCTTTATCTCCACCTAATTGTTCCTTGAGATCCATCCAAAGGTTTCAATTTCCCTCCAAAAAGCTTTCTTTGGCCTTCCTAATTCAGAGGGATCTCTCTCATCTTTAAATTCCTACATTTACTGTCTTCAAAATGTATAATTTTCTGCCTTGAATCATTGGTTATTTCTTCATATATGTTTGTTTTCCTCCAGTTTTGACTGTCAATTCCCAGAAGACACGGACCATCTGTTAGACTATTCCCACAGGATACAGCACAGTTAGTGACCCTAAAGGATTCAAATTCAATGTTAGAAGGCATTTGTCCTGGCCTTGGGTGATCCCATTTCCAGGTGGTATCACCTGAATGATCCCAGTCCCAGTTGAGGAACTGACAGTGCAGCTGCTGAACTCTAACCCTGGGGAGAAGGTCAAATTATGACAAGGAGGTTGAAGTGGCTGAAACAATCCTTTGAGTTCAAGGACAACCCAGGACAGTTTGCTATTGGAACCATTTGATTTGGAAAGGGCAAAGGTAAAGCCACCAAGATTGTAGTGAGCTCACTTAGGGCTCCCCCTTGATCATAGGGAATCATCTTTGCACTTGTCAGTCTAGCCAGTGGTTCTAGAATCCTACCattgggaaggggaggagggagagaatgtGTACATGGCTGTGTGCAGAGAGTCAGTTTCaggggaaaaataacaaaagggTGCTCCAGTGATGAATGGTCAGTAGTCCTTTGGCTGGCAGAAGGACCAGCACCATCACAAGCgaagtcaaacaaacaaaaaatctctaAGTCTTAGATATTTACCAATCCTTTTCAATATGTAAGGTATAAGTAAGTTTGCTCTTGTTAGGGAATCTGATTCTGTCATTAGACCAGAAGTTTTCAACCTCAGCACAAGCTACACTTTGGTCTGGGTTCGTCTTTGTTGTGGGAGCTGTCCTTGTGCAATGGAAGACGTtgagcagcatctctggcctctacccattagatgccagtagcacctcccagttgtgacaaccaaaaaagtCTCCAGACATGATTAACTGCTCCCCCTTGAGAACCACTGAATTAGACAGGTGGCCTCAAGCAAGCTGCTGTCCCTCTCTAAAAgttagtttcttcatctctaggATGATTGTTGTATAAGTAAAGTCCAGTATAACCGGGTAACAATTTAACAAATCTCAGGCCTCAGGTGCAGATGAAACCATCACAAGGATGTCAGAATGGATGAAGCAATACTATGGATCAGGATGGGATTTTAAAGACCAAACCACAAGGACTGAAGATTGAAACTCAAAGGCCAATCATACACTCAGCACTTTTTTCCAGTTCCATGATCATGACTTTGTAACATATGTTTATCCGTGTGTTGTTCCTACTGAATTGTAAATTTAATCTGGACTGGAACTGTCTCACTTACTTTTCTATTTCCCCCAATATTTGTTGTAGTGCTTTTCAGGTAgtatttaacaattttaaaatattttcaagcaaTTAGCATGGGGCATGATTAATAGAAAGCTTGGTGAAGATGAATTTAAGTCAGGCATTACAGAGGGCTCTAGATTGGCAGTGGGGATGTGGGGAGGTCACTTGGCTCATTTGGGGAATATAAGACTTGCCAATGTTGAGTGAGTTGGGAAAAGTAAGTTGGTATAGGACCATAACTAGATATCCAATTATATATTGTTTAGtgactaaaagacgcttactccttggaaggaaagttatgaccaactagatagcgtattgaaaagcagagacattactttgccaacaaaggtccgtctagtcaaggctatggtttttccagtagtcatgtatggatgtgagagttggactgtgaagatagctgagtgccgaagaattgatgcttttaaactgtggtgttggagaagactcttgagagtcccttggactgcaaggagatccaaccagtccattctgaagatcagtcctgggtgttctttggaaggactgatgctaaagctgaaactccagtactttggccacctcatgcgaagagttgactcattggaaaagactctgatgctgggagggattgggggcaggaggagaaggggacgacagaggatgagatggctggatggcatcactgactcgatggacgtgagtctgagtgaactccaggagttagtgatggacagggaggcctggcgtgctgtgattcatggggtcacaaagagtcggacataactgagcaactgaactgaatgactaaaagGCATTTCCATACTAACCGTCTCATTTTATTCTCACAGCCTCATGAGGAAAGGAAGGCATCAATCCTGTTctccagaagaggaaacagaagctcagTAGGTTAACCTGAGATCATATCCTAAACTTTTTATGATGTGTTGTTCCATTTCTGTAATTGTGCAAGTGGAGGTCAGTGATGAAGGGGGAGTAGCAAATGAAGGAAGTGGAAGACAAAGAGGCACAAAAAGCCCCTTTCTCTTCCAAGGGAAGTTGCAGCCTTGAGCAAATAAGGAAGAGATGGCATGCTCTGAGACTGGGGCCACATAATGCTAGCTTCCTCAAAACAAAGACTTGAGTCAGCCAGGCTCTGGCACCACCCTGCATGGGCTCCCACAGGGTGTTGGCTGATAGACCAGCCTGAAGGATACAGATGAACCACCTGCCTGTGTGGGCTTTCCCCTCACCTGCCTAGCTGTGCACACTTCCCTAAGGAGATGCTCCAAACAGAGGCTTCTTAAACATGACCTCTGGGTTGATCTCCACATGAACTGGTTCAGAAGAActgagggtgggggtgagagTGGGAGGAGAGAGCAGCATTCTGGGTAGAGGAGATAAGATGAACAAGATGTGGTGGAAGCAGGCAGGGATGAAGATGCAGTTGGAGACATGGTGGGGGCCACGTCACAGAGGTCTTCTGCCCTATGAGATGGAGAGTCCTCTTGTGGTTGGAGAGTGTGTCGTGTCCAAGAGAAGGAGATCCTGAGCAGGAGAAGGAATAGGAATGGAACAGACAGGTTCGAGGAAAATTTTAGTTAAGAGATTGTCAGGGCTGCGTGACTGATGGACTCGAGCTCATACCAGTGCCAGGCCCTGAGCTAAGAGCTCCTGATATACATCTTCATGAATCCTAATACTGCTTCGAGGTATGGAATATTATCCtcactgacagatgaagaaactgaaacttaTACTGGTTTAGTGAACTAAGATCCATGGTGCACAGCCTGGAAGCatcagagccaggattcaattcctggtctgttTGGCTCAAAAGCTTTGCTCTTAACCATCTTGTAGTACTGCCTCCAAATGGATGGGATTCGGGAGAGGGTAAGGTGGAGGATCATTCTCAGATTTCTTGCAGAGGTAACTGAGGAAACAGACAAGGCAGGAGAGAAAGCAAGCTGGAGGAGGATGGGTTTGGTTTTGGAGTCTGCCTTGTCGGAAAGAGCAAGTTTGGACTTTGCTGGTGGCGCAGTgaataagaatcctcctgccaatgcaggagtgacCAGTTTGGTCCCTGgcgcaggaagattccacatggcttggggcaactaagtctcgcaactactgaagcctgtatgcccacgctctgcaacgagagaagccactgcaaagagaagcctgtgcgTCATGaccagagagtaacccctgctcttTGCAAGTagggaaagcctgtgcacagcaatgaatacccagcacagccataaataaataaataaaaagaaaatttcttaaaagaaaaaacaaagagcaaGGTTAAGGGGGGCTGTGAATGAGGAACACCCGTGGATCTCCCCATTCCCCCTACCCCTTGTGAATCACACACCGGCCTTGGAACACTCAGGGTTCTGTTCTGACTCCCCTTTCCTGCTCTCCAGGGAGAGAATGGTAAGCTGTCCTAAGACACAACCTGGACAACAGGTGCTGGAGGCAAGGCCGAGAAGCCCGTGGAAGTCCAGGACTGTGAAGGGGCAGGGGTTGATGAAAACGATTTAGTAGCctggccctttttttttttttttttaaacagcaagaATCTGATCTACTGGGCACCGGCCCACACCGCCTCCAGCCCAGGCGACGCTGTCTACTTCCACCTGACAAGTTTGAGCCTTCGGGGTCAGCACTCATAAGTTTCCAGGAGTGCCCTGACGCTAAAGGGCCTGAGGTTACAAGGTCAGCGTGATCACCACTGGAGTGCAGTCGGTGACGGAGACGGTGAGGGGTCCACAGAATGGTCTTTGGTTCTTAGCCCAGCACTCAGGCGGCAGGGAGGCTCCCTTGTATATGTGGCCCCGGGGCCCCCAGGAGTGGGATGAGAGAGTGGGAGACCCGCTGTTCTCTGAGGGTCAGGAATAAGCAGCACCTTGTTTCTCAGAAACATGACAGTGTTTTCCTTATCACCTTTCCACGGGAGCAGGGCCTGTGAACCAGAGAAGACATCAAAGGAAGCCTAAGAACCGGGGGATTTCTGGCAAGGAGACTGGAACTTAGTGTTCTGATGACACCAGAGAGGAGGAGAGCAGAAGGTAAAtggctctttcctcctcctcatccagCCCCCTCAGCCCAAGGGGCTCCTCAATCCCAGGGgacatgccctcctcccacaCCAGTCTTTATCCACCAATCTTTCTAGCCTCTTCTGTCACCTGTTGGCTGTCCTTAGCCTCAGGCAGGAAGACTCCGCCTCTGTCCTGCTGCCTTCCAGCTCCCATCCCTCCTAAGCTGCAGTCAGGGAAGTGCTGCTGAGCCTGTCACTTCTGGACCCTCTGCATTTTTACCAGAAGGACTAACCAGGCCAGGGTAACCAGGAAGAGCCTCTTACCCAAGGACCAGTTGGACCTCTTATTTTGTAAGTGTCACAGCTCCCAGATGGATGGGGTGAAGCTGAGATTCTAAGGTAGACCCAGGGACATGGGGAATGGTTAGAGGTGGCCGACCAGcggggtgaccttgggcaaatgtcTCCTCTCTCTGATGCATGAGGACTTGGGCTGCATGATCTCTGAGGGACAGTTGGGCCTTGAAGGCATAGGGGAGGGCACACTGGGGAGGCTGGGGGCACACTGGAGGCTCTGGGCAGGGACAGCCAGCCACCTCTCTCTCCAACCACCTTAATTCTGCCAGCAGGAAGAATGGCACCACTTGTGGCCCAGCTCCTCTTCCTCCAGGTTGTTCTAGGGACAGCTTTGCTTGAAAACATCAAGACTCAGCTTGCCATCAAGAACTTCCGTACCTTACACGTTGACTATCCCAAGGTTACCTACGCCCAAGGTTTCCAAGGTTACTGCAATGGTCTGATGTCCTATGTTCGGGGCAGGCAAGAAAGCTGGTATTGCCCAAGGATCCATTATGTCTTACATGCCCCTTGGACAGTCATCTGGAAGTTCTGCAAATACAGTGAGAGCTTCTGTGAGAATTACAATGAATACTGCACGCTCACCAAGGACTCCATCCCGCTCACAATTTGCTCCCTGTACCCCAGACAGCCGCCGACCAGCTGCCGTTACAACAGCACCCTGACCAACCAAAGGCTCTATCTGCTCTGCTCTGAAAAGTATGATGGTGAACCCATAGATATCATTGGCCTCTACTAGGAAGAGAAGCCTTCGGTCTAAAACCACCCCCGCAACTCCCCGTGCATGGCCACTGCCACACACTAGCCTGTCCCCACTCCTGAAGCTCAGATTCCTGGTACAAGGCTTCCTTTCTGGCTTCACAGGCAGGCAGAGTCCCCTCCCAAGAGACCAGGGAGGCAGGAAGTATGTCCAGACTTTTGGTCACCATGCAACATTGTACTGTCTTCTAGGCCTTTTCCGTCTTGtttccctcctcccaccacccccgccACCGTTCTCGCTCTCCCACAGACCGTTTTACCCACCCAAGAAGCTGACTGTGTCCAGCTGGCAGCGACTGTCCATCTACTGGGCCAGATCCTGAATCCTGGCCGGAGTCCCAGAGCCTCAGCTCACACCATGGCACTGGTTCCGAGTCTCAAATCCTCTCCCTGCCACCTTTCCCTTCTCGGTCTTCCCCATCTCCCTTACGATTCCCTCCACTTGCTCACCCGTATGGTGGCTATCTCTAGCTGTAGGACGCTCCCTAAGAGTCTTAGACTCATATCAGCTTCATTTCTCCAGGCCATCCCCCTCAGCTCTCAGTCTCTCCCCAACACCTCCAACCTCTTTAGTCATCCTGTATTCTTTCTCTGACCtcttttccttccatccttctcGCCTTGGACCACTGGAGTTTTAAGTTATCTTCTCTGACCTGTTCTCCCAGAGATTCCTGCATCCTTTTCCTTCCTGAAGCTCCTTCTGATATTCCCCCAAATCCAGGATCTGCCTCTGACAAGGCAGGGATGAAGTGGGCTCAGCTGTGGTCACAGAAGGTTTTAAAACCATATTTGAATTATGTAAGATACAACCATTGGATGAAATTGGGAGAAGGGTACATGGGatctctctgtatttttttttacatctgcCTGTGAGTCTAATCattgcaaaataaaaagataaaaagcacaTCTGAATTAGTTCTGATTTCATTACTTTTCCTGCAATGCATCAGAACTCCTACTCTCAGAGTCCTGGAAGTCACCCACCTCTGGCCATCTTCCTGGGCCACCCTTTGGCAGTAGGGTCAGTAGGATCTTCTGTTCCACATCTACCACGATGGAGGTGGGTGGGGTAAGACTCAGCTCTGGACTGGGTTGAAAATGAAGTCTCCTTACCCTTGttgtgttgtgtgctcagtcgtatttgactcttgcgaccccatggactgtagcccaccaggctcctctgtctatggagttttccaggcaagtatattggagtggattgtcatttcctactccaggggatcttcctgacccaaggatagaacccatgtctcctgcacatCTCCAGCAATGCAGGCACATTCTCGAGCCACCAGCGAAACCCTTAGCTCTAGAATAAGCTCATAACAGGAGTTAGGCTAAGTAGATCCTTGATCCTTGGCCACCAGATCTCTGGTGTCTATTTCTTCCCCAACagaacatggactgcagcagatgAGGAAGGTGGAGGGACAGGGAACGGTCTCATTGCTAGTATTTGGGCCGTGCTATGTCAAATCGGGAACTGCTACTCCCCTTTGGGATGCTGGGGGTGATGGATACTGGTAATGTGTGAGCACAACTAGCAAATACTTTTGCCTCCACAGCTAGTTTATCGCTTATCTCCAAGTATATTCCTCAGCCATGTTCTTAGAAGGAGCTGTTGAGGGGGATGCTACCCAGTGATAAGGAGGCCAAGTAGAACGAAGGACGTGCTTCTGGGAAGGCCTACCCTTGGGTTTCTCGGCTCTTCTCTCTGTTTCTGCACCAAGGGTCCCTCATCCTTCCCCGGGTGGAAGACGGAGCTCATGAACTGCTGCACACACAGATGTTTATTGTCCCCTCCAAGCTCCCTGGTGTTCAAGATGCAGGGTCAAGGGCCAACAGGCGAAGATgaggctactccctagttgctgCCCTTCTTATCATACGTGCCAGCACCCTTGTAGCCACTCACGTAGCCTGAGTTGTCAGTCACGTCTTCCCGACCCGCGATGCCTTTCCCCTTGCCACTCTCGTCAAAGCGCTCCTTGTGGGTACCGGTGTACTTGCTGGTGTCCGTCAGCCGGCTCACCCCGCCCACTGTTGTCGCTTTCTATGGGCCAGAGGGTGAGGAGCCTGagccttctcccttccttcccctccactGTCACAGCCCTTCTCTAGAAATGGCCTTCGAGTAGTTTTATTAGTTGTCTGAGCCCATGT includes these proteins:
- the RNASE13 gene encoding probable inactive ribonuclease-like protein 13 — translated: MAPLVAQLLFLQVVLGTALLENIKTQLAIKNFRTLHVDYPKVTYAQGFQGYCNGLMSYVRGRQESWYCPRIHYVLHAPWTVIWKFCKYSESFCENYNEYCTLTKDSIPLTICSLYPRQPPTSCRYNSTLTNQRLYLLCSEKYDGEPIDIIGLY